One genomic region from Muriicola soli encodes:
- a CDS encoding tRNA-(ms[2]io[6]A)-hydroxylase — protein sequence MLGLKLPTDPRWVNIVEMNIDEILTDHAYCEQKAASTAISLIVTFPEYPDLINEMVALSREEMGHFKMVHERILARGKTLGKYRKDEYAIALQKFFPKGGSRTTQLVHRLLYAALIEARSCERFRLLSEQLQDKELAEFYRSLMESEAGHYTLFLNFARKYGDRQEVDEKWKALLEYEASIMKDLGTGEAIHG from the coding sequence ATGCTCGGACTTAAATTGCCTACAGACCCCAGATGGGTCAATATTGTAGAAATGAATATCGATGAGATACTGACAGACCACGCCTACTGCGAACAAAAGGCTGCCAGCACTGCTATCTCACTGATTGTTACATTTCCTGAATACCCTGATTTAATCAATGAGATGGTGGCTTTATCGAGGGAAGAAATGGGTCATTTTAAAATGGTTCACGAGCGTATCCTCGCCAGGGGTAAAACGCTGGGTAAATATCGAAAAGACGAGTACGCCATAGCCTTGCAAAAGTTTTTTCCAAAAGGGGGGTCTAGAACCACCCAGTTGGTACACAGACTCCTCTATGCCGCTTTGATTGAAGCCAGAAGCTGCGAGCGCTTTCGTCTCCTATCTGAACAACTACAGGACAAGGAATTAGCCGAATTCTATCGCTCCTTGATGGAGAGCGAAGCGGGCCATTACACACTATTTCTGAACTTCGCAAGGAAATACGGGGATCGCCAGGAAGTTGACGAGAAATGGAAAGCTCTGCTCGAGTATGAAGCCTCCATCATGAAAGATCTAGGAACTGGTGAAGCTATCCACGGATAA
- a CDS encoding MFS transporter — MDKVAKWLNLEVELRSCDPIKEEYCEEVPGNFLKNASSGFCSKLAEQLVSPNVTLPWILSLVGSGSGFSGMLVPLKNLGSLLPQLAVSGAIRKYPRRKYFWAIPAFIQAVLVMLMGLSLMFFEGWEAGTAIVVLLLFFSIASGVSSVAFKDVMGKTIPKGKRGRLLAWRATGGGILTLLFGLALYFFLNSWDPMAVILLLIGAATLLWILAGLFFALIKEAPGATDGGRTPLQEFKAGIRVLKSDANLRNFVLARAFLMAIPLAQPFFVIIGKETTQAAFSGLGIFVIASGIAAMVSSPFWGKFADKSSRKLMLVIALFGILNCSLVLGFMYLDSSTQSIYLFAPLILLNMMAHGGARLSRKTYLTDFAPEKERPLYISLSNTLIGVFTILTAAIGFIAEWLNYEVLLLFFIGMLLLSMFWTYKLKEV, encoded by the coding sequence ATGGATAAGGTAGCCAAATGGTTGAATTTGGAAGTGGAACTCCGCAGTTGTGATCCCATAAAAGAGGAGTATTGCGAAGAAGTTCCAGGAAATTTTCTAAAGAATGCCTCTAGCGGCTTTTGCTCAAAACTTGCAGAGCAACTCGTTAGTCCGAATGTAACCCTACCCTGGATCCTATCGCTGGTAGGCAGTGGCTCGGGCTTTTCGGGAATGCTGGTCCCTTTAAAGAACCTAGGTAGCTTATTACCGCAATTGGCTGTTTCAGGAGCTATTCGCAAGTATCCCCGCAGAAAGTACTTTTGGGCGATCCCCGCATTCATACAGGCTGTTTTGGTGATGTTGATGGGGCTGTCTCTGATGTTCTTTGAAGGTTGGGAAGCCGGTACGGCTATTGTTGTTCTCTTGCTGTTCTTTAGCATAGCAAGTGGGGTCTCCTCTGTAGCCTTTAAGGATGTAATGGGCAAAACCATTCCCAAGGGAAAACGCGGCCGTCTTTTAGCCTGGAGAGCTACCGGAGGAGGAATACTTACCCTGCTTTTTGGACTGGCCCTTTATTTTTTCCTCAATTCCTGGGATCCTATGGCGGTCATCCTGCTATTAATTGGAGCAGCTACCCTTTTGTGGATATTGGCGGGGCTGTTCTTTGCGTTGATCAAAGAAGCGCCGGGGGCTACTGATGGAGGTCGTACTCCATTACAGGAATTTAAGGCTGGAATTCGGGTGCTTAAATCGGATGCTAATCTTCGAAATTTTGTTCTGGCCCGTGCATTTTTAATGGCCATCCCTTTGGCACAACCTTTTTTTGTCATTATCGGAAAAGAAACGACCCAGGCGGCCTTCTCTGGTTTGGGGATCTTTGTCATTGCCTCAGGGATTGCCGCGATGGTATCAAGCCCTTTTTGGGGTAAATTTGCTGACAAGTCCTCGAGGAAGTTGATGTTGGTTATCGCCTTGTTTGGCATCCTCAATTGCTCTCTAGTTTTGGGATTTATGTATCTGGATTCATCCACTCAGAGTATATACCTCTTTGCTCCGCTGATCTTACTAAATATGATGGCTCATGGAGGGGCTCGCCTAAGCAGGAAGACTTATCTGACAGATTTTGCCCCGGAGAAGGAAAGGCCTCTGTACATCTCACTATCCAATACCTTAATAGGTGTTTTTACCATACTTACGGCAGCTATAGGGTTTATCGCCGAATGGTTAAACTATGAAGTGCTTCTTTTGTTCTTTATAGGCATGCTGCTTTTAAGTATGTTTTGGACCTATAAATTGAAGGAAGTTTAA